Proteins co-encoded in one Malus sylvestris chromosome 9, drMalSylv7.2, whole genome shotgun sequence genomic window:
- the LOC126633738 gene encoding 10 kDa chaperonin, mitochondrial-like, protein MAKRLVPLLDRVLVERIVPPSKTATGILLPEKSAKLNSGKVVAVGPGTRNKEGQFIPATVKEGDTVLLPEYGGTEVKLGDKEYHLYRDEDILGTLHN, encoded by the exons ATGGCGAAGCGTCTGGTTCCACTCTTGGATCGCGTTCTCGTTGAGAGAATCGTCCCTCCGTCGAAAACCGCCACCGGAATCTTACTTCCGGAGAAGTCCGCCAAG CTGAACTCTGGAAAAGTTGTTGCTGTGGGTCCTGGCACTCGCAATAAGGAGGGGCAGTTTATCCCCGCCACTGTGAAGGAAGGAGACACTGTTCTGCTGCCAGAGTATGGAGGAACTGAAGTGAAGCTCGGTGACAAAGA GTACCATCTATATCGAGATGAGGATATACTGGGAACACTGCACAACTGA